Proteins encoded together in one Balearica regulorum gibbericeps isolate bBalReg1 chromosome 3, bBalReg1.pri, whole genome shotgun sequence window:
- the ANAPC1 gene encoding anaphase-promoting complex subunit 1 isoform X1, translating into MSDHSDERATMIAAGDLQEFVPRGREHCRRHPSALTLQLRRLQPASELCSSDGAAGLVGSLREVTIHERQRESWQLRKGVSDVGEEVDYDEELYVASNMVIWSKGSKNQASTVYKAFTVDSPVLQALWCDFTIPQEKSEKDDVSGSDEIVEKCICILQNSCINVHSIEGKDYIAALPFQVANVWPTKYGLLFERSSSSHEVPPSPPREPLPTMFSMLHPLDEITPLVCKSGAGVFGSARVQYVADYTLRIVFLSAEPSIVMTYDTVQSLHTVWALRRVKPEEQNTVLKFSEQMGTPQHVATSSSLTAHLRSLSKGDSPVGSPFQNYSSIHSQSRSVSSPSMQSRSPSISNMAALSRSHSPALGVHSFSGVQRFNFSSNAQSPKRHSITHSPNSTSSDSFLIPETEPIVPELCIDHLWTETLTNMREKNSQASKVFITTDLCGQKFLCFLVESQLQLRCVKLQESNDKSQLIFGSITNIQAKDAAPVQGIDTLLVLEGSGNLVLYSGVVRVGKVFIPGLPAPSLTMSNQMPRPSTPLDSISTPSKPLNKHLGPLEEGVLLSPVPELRDSTKLHDSTYVEDCTFQQLGTFIHGLRDPVHNRVTLELSNNTMVRITIPEIATSELVKRCLQGVKAILPKEIAVQMLVKWYNAYNAPGGPSYHSEWNLFVTCLMNMMGYNTERLSWTRNLDFEGSLSPVIAPKKARPSEIGSDEDWEYLLSSDYHRNFESHPVAKALRLDPLEVLAPKDDFSQSLSLDSSTLLFTHIPTIFFVLHLIYEELKLNSLMGEGIRSLVVLLVQLARDLKLDAYIDYYYRDYPALVKTSRQTCIIDQVQTGFMHHPSFFSAEPPSIFQWLSSCLKGEGVQPYPYLPGICERSKLVVLSVALYILGDESAVSNEASHYLYKITSGQRKQQIEQDDNRCSFRHSTSVSSLAEKLVIWMTNVGFTLRDLESLPFGVALPIRDAIYYCREQPASDWPEAVCLLIGRQDLSKQACEGNLQKGKSSVGPVLSSDIPSGTESEEDEDGMNDMNEEVMSLIWSEDLRVQEVRRLLQSARPVRVNVVQMPEASDHEYIEEKENRLLQLCQRTMALPVGRGMFTLFSYHPVPTEQLPIPKLNLTGRAPPRNTTVDLNSGNIDVPPNMACWASFHNGVAAGLKIAPASQIDSAWIVYNKPKIAELANEYAGFLMALGLNGHLTKLATLNIHDYLTKGHEMTSIGLLLGVSAAKLGTMDMAITRLLSIHIPALLPPTSTELDVPHNVQVAAVIGIGLVYQGTAHRHTAEVLLAEIGRPPGPEMEYCTDRESYSLASGLALGMVCLGHGSNLIGMSDLNVPEQLYQYMVGGHRRFQAGMHREKHKSPSYQIKEGDTINVDVTCPGATLALAMIYLKTNNRSIADWLQAPDTMYLLDFVKPEFLLLRTLARCLILWDDILPNSKWVNSNVPQIIRENSISLQATELPSSEDLSLETLAQAHVYIIAGACLSLGFRFAGSENLAAFKCLYKYATDFLKCLSAPTASITGHYNLETCLSVLLLSLAMVMAGSGNLKVLQLCRFMHKKTGGEMNYGFHLAHHMALGLLFLGGGRYSLSTSNSSIAALLCALYPHFPVHSTDNRYHLQALRHLYVLAAEPRLLTPVDVDSNTPCYALIEVTYKGTQWYAEATEELMAPTLLPELHLLKQIRVKGPRYWELLIDLSKGTNHLKSILSKGGVLYVKLRAGQLSYKEDPMGWRSLLAQTVTHRNSEARAFKPEAISAFTSDPALFSFADYFCKPTVNMGQKQEILDLFSSILYECVTQENPEMLPTYIAIDQAVRRLERREMSETFELWQIKLVLEFFSSRSHQERMSRNPNRGLFMNSEFLPVMKCTIDNTLDQWLQAGGDVSLHSYLSGQPTEESQLSMLACFLIYHSVPTPSQLAAGGLEGITNFSELLLKFKQLNMPVRALLRLAPLLLRNPQSMVL; encoded by the exons ATGTCGGACCACTCTGACGAGAGGGCGACGATGATTGCGGCCGGCGACCTGCAGGAGTTCGTCCCCCGGGGCCGCGAACACTGCCGGCGCCACCCCAGCGCCCTCACCCTCCAGCTGCGGCGGCTGCAGCCCGCTTCCGAGCTCTGCTCCTCGGACGGAGCGGCAGGCCTGGTGGGGTCCCTCCGCGAGGTGACGATCCACGAACGGCAGCGG gaaagtTGGCAGTTGAGGAAAGGTGTCAGTGATGTCGGGGAGGAGGTGGATTACGATGAAGAGCTGTATGTGGCCAGCAACATGGTCATCTGGAGCAAAGGAAGTAAAAACCAAGCGTCTACCGTCTATAAGGCTTTCACTGTCGACAGCCCCGTTCTACAG GCCTTATGGTGCGACTTCACTATACCccaggaaaaatctgaaaaagatgACG tttcAGGCAGTGATGAAATAGTAGAGAAATGCATCTGCATATTGCAGAACTCCTGTATAAATGTGCATAGCATAGAGGGAAAGGATTACATTGCTGCTTTACCTTTTCAG GTTGCAAACGTCTGGCCAACAAAATATGGTTTGTTATTTGAGCGCAGCAGTTCTTCACATGAAGTACCTCCAAGTCCACCCAG AGAACCTTTGCCTACGATGTTCAGCATGCTACACCCATTAGATGAGATAACACCTCTGGTCTGTAAGTCTGGAG CAGGTGTGTTCGGCTCTGCTAGAGTGCAGTACGTTGCTGATTACACCTTGAGGATCGTGTTTCTCAGTGCTGAACCTTCCATAGTGATGACCTATGATACTGTGCAGAGTTTACATACTGTTTGGGCTCTTCGGAGAGTAAAGCCAGAG GAGCAGAACACAGTGCTGAAGTTCTCAGAGCAGATGGGCACGCCGCAGCACGTGGCCACTAGCAGCTCTCTGACTGCTCATCTCAGAAGCCTCTCAAAAGGAGACTCGCCTGTGGGCTCCCCTTTCCAGAACTACTCATCTATCCACAGCCAGAGCAGATCAGTGTCATCACCCAGCATGCAGTCCCGCTCGCCATCCATCTCCAACATGGCTGCTTTGAG CCGCTCTCATTCTCCTGCCCTGGGAGTGCATTCTTTCTCAGGAGTGCAGAGGTTCAACTTTTCCAGTAATGCCCAGTCACCGAAGAGGCACAGTATTACCCATTCACCAAACAGCACTTCCAGTGATTCCTTCCTTATACCAGAAACCGAACCAATTGTTCCCGAGCTGTGTATAGATCATCTGTGGACAGAAACGCTCACAAACATGAG AGAGAAGAATTCCCAAGCATCCAAAGTGTTTATTACTACTGACCTTTGTGGGCAGAAGTTCTTGTGCTTTTTAGTGGAATCCCAGCTCCAGCTGCG GTGTGTAAAACTTCAAGAGAGCAATGATAAGTCGCAGCTAATCTTTGGTTCTATTACTAATATTCAAGCAAAGGATGCAGCTCCAGTGCAG GGAATCGACACGCTGCTGGTTCTGGAAGGCAGTGGAAATCTAGTGCTTTATTCTGGAGTGGTTCGG GTGGGCAAGGTTTTTATTCCTGGGCTGCCTGCTCCATCCCTGACGATGTCCAACCAAATGCCTCGGCCAAGCACTCCCTTGGATAGCATCAGCACTCCATCCAAGCCTTTGAATAAGCATCTGGGGCCCCTGGAAGAG GGTGTGCTTTTGTCACCAGTTCCAGAGCTAAGGGATTCTACCAAACTTCACGACTCAACTTACGTCGAAGACTGTACTTTCCAGCAGCTTGGGACTTTCATTCATGGTCTGAGAGATCCTGTCCACAACAGAGTAACTTTA gaactCAGCAATAATACAATGGTTCGGATTACTATTCCCGAAATTGCCACTTCGGAGCTAG tGAAAAGATGTCTGCAAGGGGTCAAGGCTATCCTGCCCAAGGAGATAGCTGTACAGATGCTTGTCAAGTGGTACAATGCTTATAACGCTCCAGGAGGACCGAGCTACCACTCGGAATGGAATTTATTTGTAACATGTCTCATGAATATGATGGGTTACAACACAGAGAGGCTATCCTGGACACGTAAC CTTGATTTTGAAGGATCACTTTCACCAGTTATTGCGCCAAAGAAGGCTAGACCATCAGAAATAGGGTCAGATGAA GACTGGGAATATCTCCTGAGCTCTGATTACCATAGGAATTTTGAGTCTCATCCTGTGGCCAAAGCTTTGCGACTGGACCCTCTGGAAGTTTTGGCTCCGAAGGATGACTTTTCCCAGAGCCTTAGTTTGGATTCCTCAACCCTCCTTTTCACCCATATTCCTacaattttctttgttcttcatcTCATCTACGAGGAGCTCAAACTGAATAGTCTAATGGGAGAAGGAATTCGTTCACTTGTTGTCCTTCTGGTTCAGCTGGCCAG GGACTTAAAACTTGATGCTTATATAGATTATTACTACAGAGACTATCCAGCCCTTGTAAAAACCTCCAGACAGACTTGCATAATCGATCAAG TCCAAACAGGTTTCATGCACCatccctcatttttttctgctgagccTCCAAGTATCTTTCAGTGGCTAAGTTCCTGTCTGAAGGGAGAAGGAGTGCAGCCTTATCCTTACTTACCAGGAATCTGTGAAAGGAGCAAACTGGTAGTACTG AGTGTGGCTCTGTACATACTTGGCGATGAGAGCGCTGTATCTAACGAAGCCTCCCATTATTTGTACAAGATTACATCAG GACAACGAAAACAGCAAATAGAACAGGATGACAATCG ATGTAGTTTCAGACACAGCACATCTGTTTCCAGCCTGGCTGAAAAGTTAGTTATTTGGATGACTAATGTTG GTTTCACCTTAAGAGATCTGGAGTCTCTCCCCTTTGGTGTAGCTCTTCCTATTAGAGACGCGATATATTATTGCCGAGAGCAGCCTGCCTCAGACTGGCCAGAAGCGGTTTGTCTGTTGATTGGGCGCCAGGATCTGTCCAAACAGGCGTGTGAAGGGAACCTGCAAAAGGGTAAATCT TCTGTGGGCCCGGTGCTGTCCTCTGATATCCCCTCTGGAACCGAATCAGAAGAGGATGAGGATGGCATGAATGACATGAACGAGGAAGTGATGTCGCTAATATGGAGTGAGGATTTGAGAGTGCAGGAAGTACGCAGACTTCTTCAGAGTGCCCGTCCTGTACGTGTCAATGTAGTGCAGATGCCAGAAGCTAGTGACCATGAATACattgaagagaaagaaaaccg GCTGTTACAGCTGTGCCAGCGAACCATGGCCCTACCTGTTGGACGAGGAATGTTCACTTTGTTCTCGTATCATCCTGTTCCAACGGAGCAGTTGCCCATCCCTAAGCTGAATCTAACTG GCCGTGCTCCTCCTAGGAACACCACTGTCGATCTGAACAGTGGGAACATCGATGTGCCTCCGAACATGGCTTGCTGGGCCAGCTTTCACAACGGGGTAGCTGCCGGCCTGAAGATAGCACCTGCTTCGCAGATAGACTCTGCTTGGATTGTCTATAACAAGCCCAAAATCGCTGAACTAGCAAATGAATACGCGGGCTTCCTCATGGCTCTGGGTCTCAATGGGCATCTCACGAAACTGGCCACGCTCAATATACACGACTACCTAACAAAG GGCCATGAGATGACAAGTATCGGACTGTTGCTTGGTGTTTCTGCTGCCAAGCTGGGCACGATGGATATGGCCATTACACGCCTCCTGAGCATCCACATACCTGCCCTCCTGCCACCAACTTCCACAGAGCTGGATGTCCCCCACAACGTGCAGGTGGCTGCCGTGATAGGAATAGGCCTCGTCTATCAGGGCACTGCTCACAGGCACACAGCCGAGGTTCTGCTGGCTGAAATAG gcCGTCCCCCTGGACCAGAAATGGAGTATTGCACAGACAGAGAGTCCTATTCACTTGCATCTGGACTAGCCTTAGGCATGGTTTGCCTGGGG CACGGCAGTAATCTGATAGGCATGTCAGACCTCAATGTCCCTGAGCAGCTTTACCAGTACATGGTTGGGGGTCACAGGCGATTCCAAGCAGGAATGCACAGAGAGAAGCACAAGTCTCCCAGTTATCAAATCAAG GAAGGAGACACCATAAATGTGGACGTTACTTGTCCGGGTGCCACGCTTGCACTTGCTATGATCTACCTAAAGACCAACAACAG ATCCATTGCTGACTGGCTTCAAGCTCCAGATACCATGTATTTGCTGGACTTTGTAAAACCAGAGTTCCTTTTATTGAGG accttgGCTCGATGCCTCATTTTGTGGGACGACATCTTGCCCAATTCCAAGTGGGTTAATAGCAACGTGCCTCAA aTCATAAGAGAGAACAGTATATCTCTTCAAGCAACAGAGCTGCCTTCATCTGAAGACCTGAGTTTAGAAACACTGGC GCAAGCTCATGTCTACATCATTGCTGGAGCGTGTTTGTCACTGGGATTTCGATTTGCTGGTTCAGAAAATCTGGCAGCATTTAAGTGCTTG tacaAATATGCAACAGATTTCCTGAAGTGTTTGTCAGCACCGACAGCTTCAATA ACAGGTCACTATAATCTTGAAACATGCTTGAGCGTCTTGCTGCTGTCTCTTGCGATGGTGATGGCTGGCTCCGGAAACCTGAAAGTCCTTCAGCTTTGCCGTTTCATGCACAAGAAGACGGGTGGAGAGATGAACTACGGGTTCCACCTGGCTCACCACATGGCTTTGGGGCTCCTCTttctgggaggaggaag aTACTCACTGAGCACTTCAAATTCTTCCATTGCTGCTCTCCTTTGTGCTCTGTACCCTCACTTCCCTGTTCACAGCACGGACAATCG GTACCACCTTCAGGCTTTGCGTCACTTGTACGTGCTGGCGGCAGAACCAAGGCTCTTAACGCCCGTTGACGTGGATTCGAACACTCCTTGTTACGCGCTGATAGAGGTTACATACAAG GGCACGCAATGGTACGCAGAAGCCACTGAGGAACTGATGGCACCCACGCTCCTTCCAGAGCTTCATTTACTGAAGCAG ATCAGAGTGAAGGGACCACGGTACTGGGAATTATTAATAGATTTAAGCAAGGGGACGAATCATCTCAA GTCAATTCTTTCAAAGGGTGGCGTCTTGTACGTGAAGCTGAGAGCTGGGCAGCTCTCCTACAAGGAGGACCCGATGGGCTGGCGCAGTCTCTTGGCACAGACTGTTACTCACAGAAACTCTGAAGCTCGGGCGTTCAAG ccagaAGCAATTTCAGCTTTTACTTCTGATCCTGCTCTGTTTTCATTCGCTGATTATTTTTGCAAACCAACTGTGAACATGGGCCAG AAACAGGAAATCCTGGATCTTTTCTCCTCGATTCTGTATGAGTGTGTTACCCAAGAAAATCCAGAGATGCTGCCCACGTACATAGCAATAGATCAG GCTGTGAGGAGattagaaagaagagaaatgtcCGAGACGTTTGAGCTGTGGCAGATAAAGCTGGTGTTAGAATTTTTCAGTTCCAGAAGTCACCAGGAGAGGATGAGCAGGAATCCAAACCGAGGACTCTTCATGAACTCGGAATTTCTGCCTGTGATGAAGTGCACTATCGATAACACGTTGGATCAGTGGCTTCAAG CTGGAGGGGATGTGTCTCTACATTCCTACCTAAGCGGGCAGCCCACCGAGGAATCTCAGCTGAGCATGCTGGCTTGCTTCCTTATTTACCACTCCGTCCCCACGCCAAGTCAGCTGGCGGCTGGAGGCTTGGAAG GAATCACAAACTTCTCCGAGTTGCTCTTGAAGTTCAAGCAGTTGAATATGCCAGTTCGTGCGTTGCTAAGGCTCGCTCCTCTCCTGCTTAGAAATCCACAGTCCATGGTGCTGTAG